The Rhodothermus marinus DSM 4252 DNA segment GCTGCATTTCCTGGCGGTCGAGGGCCGTCACCACGGTGCGATTCGTGACGCTGACGATGAAGGCTGCTTCGGGATGCAGCACCAGCGCTTCGCGTGCGCCTTTAGCCGACAGCTCCTGCACGGCCTCGGTGAGCTGTCGGGCCAGCAGGTCGTCGAAGGCGATGCCGCGCTGGGCGATGCGCTGGCGCGCGTGGGCCGAGAGACGCACGCCTTCATCGGGCGCCTGCACCTGGCGCAGCACTTCGGCAAACGAAGATCGCGGCGGATCGTGCGTGCGCGGCGCCTGCGTGGGCGACGTCGACGTGCCCGGCACAGGCTGCACGCGCGCGGCCAGTTCCTGTACCTTCATGGCGTTCCGTTATGGTTTAATGGAGGGTTTATTCGGATTCCACGCCCCGGACGGACTGCATGGGCACCGAGCGGTCGCCAATCCAGAGCAGGATACCTTCGGGGCCGAACGTCACGCGGGTGACGCGTCCGCGCACGAAGGATCGGGCCGCTACCGGATCGCCATCGGCATCGGTGGCAAGCACCTCGATCGTGTAAGTGCCGGCGGGAAGCGCCTCGCCCGCATCGTTTTTTCCGTCCCATTCCACGGCATGTTCACCCGCGGCCTTGGAGCCCAGAAAGATCGTCCGTACCACCTCGCCGGCCTCGTTGCGAATCTGAATGCTGACCTGTTGGGCGGCGTCGCCCAGTTCGATCCGGAAGGGAACAGGGTCTTCGCCACCCCAGGTAAGCCGATCGCCTTCGGCTTCGATAACCTTGCCCACCAGCCCGGCCGCCACGCTGTTGTGAATGCCCTGGGCCAGCGCGGCGTAGGCGTCGGACTGGGCCGCCAGCGTTTCGTTGATGCCGATCAGCTGCTCGACGGTGGAAAACTGGGCCAGCTGTGCGGCAAATTCGCGGCTGTCCAGCGGGTTGATGGGGTCCTGATAGCGCAGCTGGGTCACCAGCAGTCGCAGGAAGGCTTCTTTGTCCAGCTCCTGCGATGGCGGTGCGGGCGCACTGGGCGTGCTCTGCAGCGCCTGCTGGCGGATTTCGTCAATGGGAGCGATCAGGGACGGCATGGCGGTACGGGTTTAACCAATCCATTCATGTCGGCTACCGGGACGCAGCACCCGTGCACGGGAAGATTCGGCCGGTGCAGGGCCGGACGCATCTGAGCCGGAAGCAAGCGGCGTACCATGAGCGGGGGCCTGCGTGAAGGCCTGTTGTTGCCGGGCGCCCTGCTCGCCGCCACCGGAGAGCGAGAACTGCACGGCGGTCTGGTACTGCGCCTGCAGCGCCTCCTGAATGCGGTCGGCGTGGGCGGCCACCAGGGCCCGGAGCTGTGGATCGCTGAGCTGGACCGACACGGCCACGTGGTCGGGATGGCGGCGCGTCTCGACGCGCAGCGTCCCTTCGCCGTCGGCCAGTTCCACTTCCAGCATCTGTCCGTCGAAATGCTGACGGACGCGTTCGGCAAAAGCCATGGCCATCTGGAACCACGCGGCCGTGCGGATCACCCGCGGCAGGGCCGTGGCCTGCGGTGGGAGTGCCACCGTATGGGAGGAAGCTACCGGAGGTCGATCGATTTCGTCAGGTGCGTGCTGCACTTCCAGAGAAGGATCGGTTTCGGTATCCTGTTCAGAGAGAAGCGCAGCTTCGGCCATTGAAGCCTCAGCGTCCTGCATGGAAGGATGTGCAGATGGAGTGGCAGATTTTGCCGGCGTACCGTCCGGCCGCGTTGCGGCTTCGGAAGAAGCCGCCGCGGTTTCTGAAGGTTGCGTGTGTAATGGTTCATGGAGTCCCGGAACTTGCAGGGTGATGTCACCCGCAACCTGCTGGACAGGCGCTCCGGTTACCGGATGAGCGTCGTCAGCGGTTGCAGATAGTACCTGGACATGAGGAACGTGACCTTTTCGATGAACGACCTTCGTCGGAGTGATGTCACTTTCCGGCGGCCGCTGATCGGTGAGCTTGTCGGTTTCTGAAGCTTCTGCTACGGTTGAAGGAAAGGTCTGGAATGCCAGTACGGGTTCTGGTTGCGATGCGGCTTCTGGACGTTGAAGGCCTGCATGAACCAGGACTGCTTCTGCTGCAGGTGTTATTTGCGACGCAGTCCCAGAGGTCGTCGGAAACGAAGGCTGAGCGGAGTGATGCGCTGTAGGCTTCAGAACGATTGT contains these protein-coding regions:
- a CDS encoding TIGR02530 family flagellar biosynthesis protein, coding for MKVQELAARVQPVPGTSTSPTQAPRTHDPPRSSFAEVLRQVQAPDEGVRLSAHARQRIAQRGIAFDDLLARQLTEAVQELSAKGAREALVLHPEAAFIVSVTNRTVVTALDRQEMQQRIFTQIDSAYIL
- a CDS encoding flagellar hook assembly protein FlgD; protein product: MPSLIAPIDEIRQQALQSTPSAPAPPSQELDKEAFLRLLVTQLRYQDPINPLDSREFAAQLAQFSTVEQLIGINETLAAQSDAYAALAQGIHNSVAAGLVGKVIEAEGDRLTWGGEDPVPFRIELGDAAQQVSIQIRNEAGEVVRTIFLGSKAAGEHAVEWDGKNDAGEALPAGTYTIEVLATDADGDPVAARSFVRGRVTRVTFGPEGILLWIGDRSVPMQSVRGVESE